From the Ensifer adhaerens genome, the window CTACTGGATCGAGGGCAAGCCGGCCAAGGGCGACATCATGTCCCCCGAAGGCAAGGTCATGGAAAAGGCCGGCGCCGTGCGCGACGGCGGCTCGTTCGACGACCGCATGGGCAAGGTCGCCTGCTGGAATTCCGTCATGGACGAGGACCGCTACATGGTCAAGCGCTGGAACGAGTTCATCGCCGCGTGATGCTCTATGCCGTAAGCGCCGCCCCGATTTCAGGGGCGGCGCAGTTTCTCATTGAATGAACGAACCGGGAGATCAGGATCATGGTGACTGTGAGGCTGCTGGGCGCCGGCGATGGCGCACGCAAACGCCGGATGCGCCTGCCCCTCTGGCTGTCGCCCTATCTCCAGGCAACGCCTCTCACTCTCATTCTCGGGGCGTTTCTCGCGCTGCCGATCCTGATGATCATCGTCGTCAGCTTCTGGGACTATGATTTCGCCCAGATGTATCCAGATTTCATCACGATGAATTATGCCGATACCCTGGGCTCCTGGGTGACCTGGAAAACATATCTCAACACGTTGAAGTACGCGGCGATCGTCTGGGCGTTGACACTCCTGATCGGCTTCTGGGTCGCGTATTTTCTGGCATTCCATGTCCGTACGGCCGCCATGCAGATGGTGCTGTTCCTGATTTGCACCGTGCCCTTCATGACGTCCAACATCATTCGCATGATTTCCTGGATTCCGGTCCTGGGCAGAAACGGCCTCGTCAATACCGCACT encodes:
- a CDS encoding putative spermidine/putrescine transport system permease protein: MVTVRLLGAGDGARKRRMRLPLWLSPYLQATPLTLILGAFLALPILMIIVVSFWDYDFAQMYPDFITMNYADTLGSWVTWKTYLNTLKYAAIVWALTLLIGFWVAYFLAFHVRTAAMQMVLFLICTVPFMTSNIIRMISWIPVLGRNGLVNTALVKAGIVPQPIEWLLYSDFAVVLAMVHLYTLFMVTPIFNTLMRIDRSLIEAARDGGASNWQTLTNVIIPLAKPGMAIGTIFVVTLVMADFSTVQVMSGGQSASVALMMKNQMSLLQYPAAAANAVVLLIVVLIMVAAILRVVDIRKEL